The following are encoded in a window of Pseudalgibacter alginicilyticus genomic DNA:
- a CDS encoding Piwi domain-containing protein, whose amino-acid sequence MQEHLKTNILNFKWPNSAPTIYLTLEDIEGSHPIHKSKFSRQIKEVFPDADLSNKDQIFTTFTTEIPDAPSIKLNLVDGRELRIYKQFLKHQLRSYFKAKDYVVVKNFVGDVQVWMPSLKGNTEHYNLYYKFSFKIQFAKLTDLPELIVSYDGTSKVLTTSVKDIEDSELIKRCVYGQTIFNYQMNLDTEEKEDYFNAIEFDKAFPIFSLPLARALEIPIEEPIRPANKYQKYVALINNFATNYLFAEDFKAIFPFKNDAFIDVPLNRINHIDPQVGLLEFGKDQYGNKKTHLVPKLAMNNLNPYKRPNNQNIKFFFVYHTSHKEAIKTFYNNLKTGVTADKKYFKGIEAYVNIKASTSKEHFIEFTNESDPIPEITEKLENLSFDHDTVRYAAFYLSPFDKFTPNPEDREIYIQIKELFLNEGIVTQVVDYEKMVVNIENQYNFQFSLQNMALAIHAKLGGAPWKLAVTDKKELVIGVGAFTNQGENRRYIASAFSFQNNGLFRKFEYFDQSETDLLAGSICKAIRDFTSVAEADKVVIHFYKEMSYEELKPIIRGMHTLGLKIPLYILNINKTEAEDIIAYDLNWNKKLMPVSGTYIRISENQFLLFNNARYPNSQRYADTDGYPFPIKIKISSPDEDAFEDADVVLELLTQVYQFSRLYWKSLRQQNVPITIKYPEMVAQIAPRFNNGVPDDAKDALWFL is encoded by the coding sequence ATGCAAGAACACTTAAAAACCAACATACTTAACTTTAAATGGCCTAATAGTGCGCCTACCATTTATTTAACTTTAGAAGATATTGAAGGTAGTCATCCTATACATAAATCTAAATTTTCAAGGCAGATTAAAGAGGTGTTTCCAGATGCAGACTTATCTAACAAAGACCAAATATTTACAACATTTACAACGGAAATACCAGATGCACCAAGCATTAAGTTAAATTTAGTAGATGGTAGAGAATTAAGAATATATAAGCAATTCCTTAAACACCAATTAAGAAGCTATTTTAAAGCAAAAGACTATGTAGTTGTAAAAAACTTTGTAGGTGATGTACAGGTTTGGATGCCTTCTCTTAAAGGCAATACAGAGCATTATAATTTATATTATAAGTTTTCATTTAAAATACAATTTGCAAAATTAACCGACTTACCAGAACTTATTGTATCGTACGATGGCACATCAAAAGTCCTTACAACGTCTGTTAAGGATATTGAGGATTCAGAGTTAATAAAACGTTGCGTATATGGACAAACTATCTTCAATTATCAAATGAACCTCGATACAGAGGAAAAAGAAGATTATTTCAATGCTATTGAGTTTGATAAAGCATTCCCAATTTTTAGTTTACCATTAGCCAGAGCATTAGAGATACCTATTGAAGAACCAATTAGACCAGCTAATAAATACCAAAAGTATGTAGCACTTATTAATAATTTTGCAACCAATTATTTGTTTGCAGAAGATTTTAAAGCCATTTTCCCGTTTAAAAACGATGCATTTATTGATGTGCCTCTCAACCGTATTAATCACATTGACCCACAAGTAGGATTATTAGAGTTTGGTAAAGACCAATATGGTAACAAGAAAACCCATTTAGTGCCTAAATTGGCAATGAATAACCTTAACCCATACAAACGACCAAACAACCAAAATATTAAGTTTTTCTTTGTGTACCATACCTCGCATAAAGAAGCAATTAAAACATTTTACAACAACCTTAAAACTGGTGTTACGGCAGATAAAAAATATTTTAAAGGGATTGAGGCTTATGTAAACATTAAGGCTTCAACTTCTAAAGAGCATTTTATAGAGTTTACCAACGAAAGCGACCCAATTCCAGAAATTACAGAAAAGTTAGAAAACCTTTCATTCGACCACGATACTGTACGTTATGCAGCGTTTTATTTAAGTCCTTTCGATAAGTTTACACCAAATCCTGAAGACCGAGAAATATATATTCAAATCAAAGAACTCTTTCTAAATGAAGGCATTGTTACACAGGTTGTAGATTATGAAAAAATGGTGGTCAATATCGAGAATCAATACAACTTCCAATTCTCATTACAAAATATGGCATTGGCAATTCACGCCAAATTAGGTGGCGCACCTTGGAAACTTGCAGTAACCGATAAAAAAGAATTAGTAATAGGTGTTGGTGCATTTACCAATCAAGGCGAAAACAGACGTTATATAGCAAGTGCCTTTAGTTTTCAAAACAATGGCTTGTTTAGAAAGTTCGAGTATTTTGACCAAAGCGAAACAGACCTGTTAGCAGGTAGTATATGTAAAGCCATAAGAGATTTTACATCTGTTGCAGAAGCTGATAAAGTAGTCATTCACTTCTATAAAGAAATGAGCTACGAGGAACTAAAACCTATTATAAGAGGGATGCATACATTAGGGTTAAAAATTCCTCTCTACATTCTAAATATCAATAAAACAGAAGCAGAAGATATTATTGCTTACGACCTCAATTGGAATAAAAAGTTAATGCCAGTAAGTGGTACATACATACGTATAAGCGAAAACCAATTTTTGCTGTTTAACAATGCACGTTACCCTAATTCTCAAAGGTATGCAGATACAGATGGCTATCCATTTCCAATAAAAATTAAAATAAGCAGTCCAGATGAAGATGCTTTTGAAGATGCAGACGTCGTGTTAGAATTATTAACACAAGTATATCAGTTTAGCAGATTGTATTGGAAATCACTACGACAACAGAATGTCCCAATCACTATAAAATATCCAGAAATGGTAGCACAAATAGCGCCACGATTTAATAATGGTGTTCCAGATGATGCCAAAGATGCTTTATGGTTTTTATAA
- a CDS encoding DUF4238 domain-containing protein produces MSNPIKQHYIPRSYLKNFGIEGRKRNYFVDVYKTDDDILLEQISTKDICFEKNIYTIPAESDEIKYALEKHYAENVDSEFQKVYSLLIDEKTLTVTQEQKIQILYVCLSLYFRTPRILNLQRSMNNQIFDRAAHTADEEGLIKMNLYGEKIKFHIDDIEAVKKEHNERSRTVFLVNHLEQWGNFVKYKYDCTINVIKINDANAPLITCDNPVSIRHFETNRFQGLYDPRAVITLPLDRSHYLEIHPNDYADGQTRINRLTQDRDYVFTTNGVTQQNAEKLLIGYKGDIDKHFDIQSHYEKPENGEEFVKKAKYRAEQALILFEILKKKGFVSNEFIGKLKELLEHPYCKDDIQMLKYKKVLSKMGKW; encoded by the coding sequence ATGTCAAACCCAATAAAACAACATTATATTCCACGTTCATATTTAAAGAACTTTGGAATTGAAGGTAGAAAAAGAAATTATTTTGTTGATGTTTATAAAACTGATGATGATATTCTTTTAGAACAGATTAGTACTAAAGATATTTGTTTTGAGAAAAACATATATACTATTCCAGCAGAATCTGATGAGATTAAATATGCATTAGAAAAACATTACGCTGAAAATGTAGATAGTGAATTTCAAAAGGTCTATTCTCTGCTTATTGATGAAAAAACTTTAACGGTAACCCAAGAACAAAAAATACAGATACTCTACGTTTGTCTCTCGCTATATTTTAGAACACCAAGAATTTTAAATCTTCAACGGAGTATGAATAATCAAATTTTTGATAGAGCAGCTCATACAGCAGATGAAGAAGGATTGATAAAAATGAACTTATATGGTGAAAAAATAAAGTTTCACATTGATGATATTGAAGCTGTAAAAAAAGAACATAACGAACGTTCAAGAACGGTTTTTTTAGTAAACCATTTAGAACAATGGGGGAATTTTGTAAAATATAAATATGACTGTACTATTAATGTTATTAAAATTAATGATGCGAATGCACCTCTCATAACTTGCGATAATCCTGTATCCATCAGGCATTTTGAAACAAATCGTTTTCAAGGGTTATATGACCCAAGAGCAGTAATAACTTTACCATTAGACCGCTCACATTATTTAGAAATTCATCCCAATGACTATGCAGATGGCCAAACAAGAATTAATCGTCTTACACAAGATAGAGACTATGTATTCACTACAAATGGAGTAACCCAACAGAATGCAGAAAAACTATTAATTGGTTATAAAGGAGATATTGATAAACATTTCGATATTCAAAGTCATTATGAAAAACCAGAAAATGGTGAGGAATTTGTCAAAAAAGCTAAATACAGAGCGGAACAAGCTCTAATTCTATTTGAGATTTTAAAGAAAAAAGGATTTGTTTCCAATGAATTTATTGGTAAGCTAAAAGAGTTATTAGAACACCCTTATTGTAAGGATGACATACAAATGCTGAAGTATAAAAAAGTACTTTCTAAAATGGGTAAGTGGTAG